In a single window of the Alteriqipengyuania lutimaris genome:
- a CDS encoding outer membrane beta-barrel protein, producing MRARILLATLLVALPAIPAAAEEATGGPRAELRGGVAWTEEHTDPVLGIAAGYDFDLGDHTFLGAEVSGEKILAEDTYVELALTGRLGTAVSEKGSVFVNGGYTFTHHGDGPHVGLGYEHHLGHGGTYVAAEYRHVFVDHHESNAVTIGLGTFF from the coding sequence ATGCGAGCACGTATTCTCCTTGCCACCCTTCTCGTCGCGCTTCCCGCGATCCCCGCGGCCGCCGAAGAAGCGACCGGCGGCCCCCGTGCCGAGCTGCGCGGCGGCGTGGCATGGACGGAAGAGCACACCGACCCCGTGCTCGGCATCGCGGCGGGCTACGATTTCGACCTCGGCGACCACACCTTCCTCGGCGCAGAGGTTTCGGGCGAGAAAATCCTCGCCGAAGACACCTATGTCGAACTCGCGCTGACGGGCCGCCTCGGCACCGCGGTGAGCGAGAAGGGCAGCGTCTTCGTCAATGGCGGCTACACCTTCACCCATCACGGCGACGGGCCGCACGTGGGTCTCGGTTACGAACACCACCTCGGCCACGGCGGCACCTACGTCGCCGCCGAATATCGGCACGTGTTCGTGGACCACCACGAGAGCAACGCAGTGACCATCGGTCTCGGCACATTCTTCTGA
- the trpB gene encoding tryptophan synthase subunit beta, with amino-acid sequence MRPSTNGFPVTDAVPNSYRNQPDDRGHFGDFGGRYVAETLMPNILALEQAYDEARKDPAFTDQFEDLLEHYVGRPSPLYFAERLTEALGGAQVWFKRDELNHTGAHKINNCIGQILLAIRMGKTRIIAETGAGQHGVATATVCARFGLPCVVYMGAEDVRRQSPNVFRMKLLGAEIVPVTSGRGTLKDAMNEALRDWVANVEDTFYIIGTAAGPHPYPAMVRDFQSVIGTEARAQMHKRVGRLPDLLVACIGGGSNALGLFHPFLDDADVKMLGVEAAGLGLDGDQHAASLTGGAPGILHGNKTFLLQDEDGQITEGHSISAGLDYPGIGPEHAWLKDIGRVEYTAVTDDEALEAFQLLCRTEGIIPALEPSHAIAAVAKRAKEMDKDAIILANLCGRGDKDIFTVAEKLGVEI; translated from the coding sequence ATGCGGCCCAGCACGAACGGATTTCCAGTGACCGACGCTGTTCCCAATTCCTACCGCAACCAGCCGGACGATCGCGGCCATTTCGGCGATTTCGGCGGACGCTATGTCGCCGAAACGCTGATGCCGAACATCTTGGCGCTGGAGCAGGCCTACGACGAGGCGCGCAAAGATCCGGCCTTCACCGACCAGTTCGAGGACCTGCTGGAGCATTACGTGGGCCGCCCCAGCCCGCTCTACTTTGCGGAGCGCCTGACCGAAGCGCTGGGCGGCGCGCAGGTCTGGTTCAAGCGCGACGAATTGAATCACACCGGCGCGCACAAGATCAACAACTGCATCGGGCAGATCCTGCTCGCGATCCGCATGGGCAAGACGCGCATCATTGCAGAGACCGGTGCAGGCCAGCACGGCGTCGCCACTGCCACCGTGTGCGCGCGCTTCGGCCTGCCCTGCGTCGTCTACATGGGCGCCGAGGACGTGCGGCGGCAATCGCCCAACGTGTTCCGCATGAAGCTGCTCGGCGCGGAAATCGTCCCCGTCACCAGCGGCCGCGGCACGCTGAAAGACGCGATGAACGAGGCGCTGCGCGACTGGGTCGCGAATGTGGAGGACACGTTCTACATCATCGGCACGGCGGCAGGCCCACATCCCTACCCCGCGATGGTCCGCGACTTCCAGAGCGTGATCGGCACCGAGGCGCGCGCGCAGATGCACAAGCGCGTCGGCCGCCTCCCCGACCTGCTGGTCGCGTGCATCGGCGGTGGCTCCAACGCGCTCGGCCTGTTCCACCCCTTCCTCGACGACGCGGACGTGAAGATGCTCGGCGTCGAAGCGGCGGGGCTAGGCCTCGACGGCGACCAGCACGCCGCCAGCCTGACCGGCGGCGCCCCCGGCATCCTCCACGGCAACAAGACCTTCCTGCTGCAGGACGAGGACGGCCAGATCACCGAGGGCCACTCGATCTCGGCAGGGCTCGACTACCCCGGCATCGGCCCCGAGCATGCATGGCTGAAGGACATCGGCCGCGTCGAATACACCGCCGTCACCGATGACGAGGCTTTGGAGGCGTTTCAGTTGCTGTGCCGGACCGAGGGGATCATTCCTGCGCTCGAGCCTTCGCATGCCATCGCGGCGGTGGCGAAGCGCGCGAAGGAGATGGACAAGGATGCGATCATCCTCGCGAACTTGTGTGGGCGCGGGGACAAGGACATCTTCACCGTGGCGGAGAAGCTGGGGGTGGAGATTTAG